Proteins encoded by one window of Synechococcus sp. WH 7805:
- a CDS encoding photosynthesis system II assembly factor Ycf48 yields the protein MSSLLKPLIQLVLVACIGFGLGGCVTTRVPVATSSPWQVVDLNTDANPLDVAFTSADHGFLVGSNRLILETNDGGSSWNERSLDLPDEENFRLLSIAFEGDDGWIAGQPGLLMHTTDGGQNWTRLFLDTKLPGEPYLITALGADSAELATNVGAVYRTRDGGGSWEAEVSDAAGAVRDLRRSADGGYVSVSSLGNFYATWIPGQEVWQVHQRVSSQRLQSIGYQPDGNLWMVARGAQIRLNDNAEDPESWNKPIIPITNGYGYMDMAWSKDGAIWAGGGNGTLLVSRDGGDSWERDPESRQAPTNFNRFVFDDSEGQDHAFLLGERGLMLHWTAVS from the coding sequence ATGTCTTCTCTGCTCAAACCCCTGATCCAGCTCGTGCTGGTGGCCTGCATCGGCTTCGGCCTCGGAGGCTGCGTCACCACCCGTGTTCCCGTGGCCACGAGCAGTCCTTGGCAGGTGGTGGACCTCAACACCGACGCCAATCCTCTGGATGTGGCCTTTACCAGTGCGGATCACGGCTTTCTGGTGGGCAGCAACCGCCTGATCCTTGAAACCAACGACGGAGGGTCCAGCTGGAACGAACGCAGCCTTGACCTCCCCGATGAGGAGAACTTCCGCTTGCTCAGCATCGCTTTTGAAGGCGACGATGGCTGGATCGCAGGCCAGCCTGGCCTGCTGATGCACACCACTGATGGCGGCCAAAACTGGACCCGCTTGTTCCTCGACACCAAGCTGCCTGGCGAGCCCTATCTCATCACCGCACTGGGAGCCGACAGTGCTGAACTGGCCACCAACGTTGGTGCTGTGTATCGCACCCGTGACGGCGGCGGCAGCTGGGAAGCGGAGGTGAGTGATGCCGCCGGTGCAGTGCGCGACCTGCGCCGCAGTGCCGATGGCGGCTACGTGAGTGTGAGCAGCCTGGGCAATTTCTACGCCACTTGGATTCCGGGACAAGAGGTGTGGCAGGTGCATCAGCGCGTGAGCAGCCAGAGGCTGCAGAGCATTGGCTACCAGCCGGATGGAAACCTATGGATGGTGGCCCGTGGCGCTCAGATCCGACTCAATGACAATGCTGAAGACCCTGAGAGCTGGAACAAGCCGATCATTCCCATCACCAACGGCTACGGCTATATGGATATGGCCTGGTCGAAGGATGGTGCCATCTGGGCAGGTGGCGGCAACGGCACCCTGCTGGTGAGCCGGGACGGAGGTGACAGCTGGGAGCGCGATCCCGAAAGCCGGCAGGCACCGACCAATTTCAATCGGTTCGTCTTTGACGACAGCGAAGGCCAAGACCACGCGTTTCTTCTCGGAGAACGTGGCTTGATGCTGCATTGGACGGCAGTGAGCTGA
- the psbE gene encoding cytochrome b559 subunit alpha, with translation MAAGSTGERPFFEIITSIRYWVIHAITLPSIFLAGFLFVSTGLAYDAFGTPRPDAYFQASESKAPVVSQRYEGKSDLDQRLK, from the coding sequence ATGGCCGCCGGCTCCACCGGGGAACGCCCGTTTTTCGAGATCATCACCAGCATCCGCTACTGGGTGATCCATGCCATCACACTGCCCTCCATTTTCTTGGCGGGTTTCCTGTTTGTGTCCACCGGCCTGGCCTACGACGCCTTCGGAACACCTCGCCCTGATGCCTATTTCCAGGCCAGCGAAAGCAAAGCTCCAGTGGTGAGCCAGCGCTACGAAGGCAAGTCCGACCTTGACCAGCGCCTGAAATAA
- the psbF gene encoding cytochrome b559 subunit beta, which translates to MTQSPATSTPRNYPIFTVRWLAVHTLGVPTVFFLGALAAMQFVRR; encoded by the coding sequence ATGACGCAATCTCCCGCCACCTCCACGCCACGCAATTACCCAATTTTCACGGTGCGCTGGCTCGCTGTTCACACCTTGGGCGTTCCCACAGTGTTTTTTCTTGGCGCCCTGGCAGCCATGCAGTTCGTTCGCCGCTGA
- a CDS encoding photosystem II reaction center protein L — MERNPNPNNLPVELNRTSLYLGLLVVFTTGILFSSYFFN; from the coding sequence ATGGAGCGCAATCCCAATCCCAACAACTTGCCCGTCGAGTTGAACCGCACCAGTCTTTATCTGGGCCTTCTTGTGGTCTTCACCACAGGCATTCTTTTCTCCAGTTACTTCTTCAACTGA
- a CDS encoding photosystem II reaction center protein J — protein MSGKKSNLPDGRIPDRLPDGRPAVAWRSRWTEGTLPLWLVATAGGMAVLFVVGLFFYGSYTGVGSA, from the coding sequence ATGAGTGGCAAGAAATCCAATCTTCCTGACGGAAGAATTCCTGACCGTCTACCTGATGGTCGCCCCGCCGTCGCCTGGCGTTCCCGCTGGACTGAAGGAACCCTTCCCCTCTGGCTCGTGGCCACTGCCGGTGGCATGGCTGTGCTGTTTGTGGTGGGTCTGTTCTTCTATGGCTCCTACACAGGCGTTGGTTCAGCCTGA
- the hisS gene encoding histidine--tRNA ligase codes for MSQLQSLRGMVDLLPEQTRRWQNVEAVAREHFRRAGLEEIRTPLLEVTELFARGIGEATDVVGKEMYSFLDRGERSCTLRPEGTASVVRAAVQHGLLSQGVQKLWYSGPMFRYERPQAGRQRQFHQIGVECLGVSSARSDVEVIALAWDLLADLGLEHVKLEINTLGTSEDRQAYRNTLVTWLEERSDQLDADSQKRLSTNPLRILDSKNQSTQALLNDAPTLQAALSAESASRFEHVQALLTQLSIPFTHNTRLVRGLDYYGHTAFEITSDQLGAQATVCGGGRYDGLVQQLGGPATPAVGWALGMERLLLMLGNASDAAPDVYLVNRGDQAEGVALGLARDLRNAGLAVELDGSGAAFGKQFKRADRCKAPSALVLGDGEVDQGIVRIKRLQGDGEEHTLPWNDPAVDLPALLETLACR; via the coding sequence ATGAGCCAACTGCAGAGCCTGCGGGGCATGGTGGACCTGTTGCCCGAGCAAACGCGGCGCTGGCAAAACGTGGAAGCCGTTGCGCGCGAACACTTCCGTCGTGCAGGCCTGGAGGAAATTCGCACTCCCTTGCTCGAAGTCACCGAATTATTTGCCCGCGGCATCGGTGAGGCAACGGATGTCGTTGGGAAGGAGATGTACAGCTTTCTCGATCGTGGTGAACGATCCTGCACCTTGCGACCGGAAGGCACGGCATCGGTTGTCCGCGCCGCCGTCCAACATGGCTTGCTGAGTCAGGGAGTTCAGAAGCTCTGGTATTCAGGCCCGATGTTCCGCTATGAACGCCCTCAGGCTGGTCGACAGCGGCAGTTTCATCAGATCGGTGTGGAATGCCTCGGTGTCAGCAGTGCCCGCAGCGACGTGGAGGTCATCGCCCTGGCATGGGATCTGCTTGCTGATCTGGGCTTGGAACACGTGAAGCTAGAAATCAACACCCTGGGCACATCGGAAGACCGCCAGGCCTACCGAAACACCCTGGTGACCTGGCTGGAGGAGCGCAGCGATCAGCTTGATGCCGATTCACAGAAACGTCTCAGCACAAACCCGCTGCGCATTCTCGACAGCAAAAACCAATCCACCCAGGCCCTTCTTAACGACGCTCCAACGCTGCAAGCAGCCCTCAGCGCCGAAAGTGCTTCACGTTTTGAACACGTGCAGGCGCTGCTCACCCAACTCTCCATTCCCTTCACGCACAACACCCGCCTGGTACGCGGGCTGGATTACTACGGGCACACAGCGTTTGAGATCACTAGCGACCAGCTCGGCGCCCAGGCCACGGTCTGCGGTGGCGGTCGCTACGACGGACTCGTTCAGCAACTTGGGGGCCCGGCCACTCCAGCTGTGGGCTGGGCTCTCGGCATGGAGCGTCTGCTCTTGATGCTCGGCAACGCGTCGGACGCAGCACCGGATGTGTATCTGGTGAATCGTGGAGACCAGGCCGAGGGTGTAGCCCTCGGCCTGGCCCGCGACCTGCGCAACGCCGGACTCGCCGTGGAACTTGATGGTTCAGGAGCCGCGTTCGGCAAACAGTTCAAGCGGGCTGATCGCTGCAAGGCCCCATCAGCACTGGTGCTGGGCGACGGCGAAGTCGATCAGGGGATTGTGAGGATCAAACGCTTGCAAGGAGATGGTGAGGAACACACATTGCCCTGGAATGATCCCGCTGTGGATCTCCCGGCGCTCTTGGAAACCCTGGCATGCCGTTGA
- a CDS encoding nucleotide sugar dehydrogenase, giving the protein MGSPIQRICCIGAGYVGGPTMAVIADRCPQIQVTVVDINQARIDAWNDRDLSKLPVYEPGLDAVVKRARGRNLHFSTGVADAIAAADMVFISVNTPTKTKGLGAGQASDLRWVEACARQVAQSAQGHTIVVEKSTLPVRTAETVQTILASADTSQGDRSFAVLSNPEFLAEGTAIRDLESPDRVLIGGNTEEAIEALASVYAHWVDDSKILRTNLWSSELSKLTANAFLAQRISSINSVAALCESTGADVREVARAIGTDSRIGPKFLQSGPGFGGSCFQKDILNLVYLCRHFGLPEVADYWEQVVILNTWQQHRIARLVVQKLFGTVTGKRLAILGFAFKADTNDTREAPAIRIAKDLLVEGAQLAIHDPKVDSEQIARDLQLQASEAPDGSAGPTRASLSGEGTWWPSASVEKAVTGADAVLILTEWRDYRQLNWSALSKLMRQPAWVFDARSVVSPTEVENAGLSLWRVGEGEA; this is encoded by the coding sequence ATGGGATCACCAATTCAACGCATCTGCTGCATCGGTGCCGGCTATGTAGGGGGGCCGACGATGGCGGTGATCGCCGATCGTTGCCCACAGATTCAAGTCACGGTGGTTGACATCAATCAGGCCCGCATTGATGCCTGGAACGACCGAGATCTCAGCAAGCTGCCGGTGTACGAGCCCGGCCTCGATGCCGTGGTGAAGCGGGCCAGGGGCCGCAACCTGCACTTCTCCACAGGGGTTGCCGACGCCATCGCCGCCGCCGACATGGTGTTCATCTCCGTGAACACACCCACCAAGACCAAGGGGTTGGGGGCAGGCCAAGCCAGTGACCTGCGCTGGGTGGAGGCCTGCGCTCGACAGGTGGCTCAATCGGCCCAGGGCCACACCATCGTTGTGGAAAAAAGCACCCTGCCGGTGCGCACCGCGGAAACGGTGCAAACTATTCTCGCGTCGGCAGACACCTCCCAGGGTGATCGATCGTTTGCTGTCCTCTCCAACCCGGAATTTCTGGCCGAGGGAACCGCGATCCGCGATCTGGAGTCACCGGACCGAGTGTTGATCGGCGGCAATACAGAGGAAGCCATTGAAGCGCTCGCCTCGGTCTATGCGCACTGGGTGGATGACAGCAAGATTCTGCGCACCAACCTCTGGAGCAGCGAACTCTCCAAGCTCACCGCCAATGCCTTTCTGGCCCAGCGCATCAGTTCGATCAATTCCGTAGCCGCTCTCTGCGAGAGCACTGGTGCCGACGTGCGTGAAGTGGCGAGGGCCATCGGCACCGACAGCCGCATCGGCCCCAAGTTTCTGCAATCGGGCCCCGGCTTCGGCGGCAGCTGCTTCCAGAAAGATATTCTCAACCTGGTTTACCTCTGCCGCCATTTCGGCTTGCCGGAAGTAGCGGATTATTGGGAACAGGTGGTCATCCTGAACACCTGGCAGCAACACCGCATCGCCCGCTTGGTGGTGCAGAAGCTGTTCGGCACGGTGACGGGGAAACGGCTGGCGATCCTGGGCTTCGCCTTCAAGGCCGACACCAACGACACCCGTGAGGCACCCGCGATCCGGATCGCCAAAGACCTCCTCGTGGAAGGGGCCCAGCTGGCCATTCACGACCCCAAAGTGGATTCCGAGCAGATCGCCCGGGATCTGCAGCTCCAGGCCAGCGAGGCTCCGGATGGATCCGCGGGCCCGACCCGCGCCTCCCTCAGCGGTGAAGGCACCTGGTGGCCCAGTGCCAGCGTGGAAAAAGCGGTCACTGGTGCTGATGCTGTCCTGATCCTTACCGAATGGCGGGACTACCGGCAGTTGAATTGGAGCGCGCTGTCGAAGCTCATGCGCCAGCCCGCCTGGGTGTTCGATGCACGCTCGGTGGTCTCTCCGACCGAGGTTGAAAATGCCGGATTAAGCCTCTGGCGCGTGGGCGAGGGAGAGGCATGA
- a CDS encoding NAD-dependent epimerase, whose translation MSGDQSRPILVTGAAGFIGAALVQRLLKRGDRVIGIDNLNSYYDPSLKQARLQTIEAMAPQGAWRFERLALEDGTALMELFAAERPRVVVNLAAQAGVRYSLENPAAYIQSNLVGFGHILEGCRHHGTEHLVYASSSSVYGGNRNLPFHEQQPVNHPVSLYAASKKANELMAHTYSHLYQLPATGLRFFTVYGPWGRPDMAPMLFAKAILAGKPIRVFNHGKMQRDFTYIDDIVEGVLRCCDKPASANPDFDPLAPDPATAAAPHRVFNIGNNEPTPLMRFIEVMEQALGTTAIKDFQPMQPGDVVATAADTTALEAWVGFKPYTPIETGVECFARWYRQYYAV comes from the coding sequence ATGAGCGGCGATCAGTCCCGTCCGATCCTCGTCACCGGTGCGGCCGGATTCATCGGTGCTGCCCTCGTGCAGCGCTTGTTGAAGCGCGGCGACCGCGTGATCGGCATCGACAACCTCAACAGTTACTACGACCCCTCGCTGAAGCAGGCGCGCCTGCAGACCATTGAAGCCATGGCGCCTCAAGGAGCCTGGCGCTTCGAACGGCTTGCCCTGGAAGACGGAACAGCCCTGATGGAGCTCTTCGCGGCTGAGCGTCCGCGCGTGGTGGTGAACCTGGCAGCGCAGGCGGGGGTGCGCTACTCCCTGGAGAATCCAGCCGCCTACATCCAGAGCAATCTTGTGGGCTTCGGCCACATCCTCGAAGGCTGCCGGCACCATGGCACCGAGCATCTGGTGTATGCCTCGAGCAGCTCGGTGTATGGCGGCAACCGCAATCTGCCGTTTCACGAGCAACAGCCCGTGAACCATCCAGTGAGCCTCTACGCCGCCAGCAAAAAAGCCAATGAGCTGATGGCGCACACCTACAGCCATCTTTATCAGTTGCCGGCGACCGGTCTGCGCTTTTTCACGGTCTACGGCCCCTGGGGCCGACCGGACATGGCACCGATGTTGTTTGCCAAAGCCATTCTTGCCGGCAAACCGATCCGGGTGTTCAACCACGGCAAGATGCAGCGCGACTTCACCTACATCGACGACATCGTGGAAGGTGTGCTGCGCTGTTGCGACAAGCCTGCCTCAGCCAATCCCGACTTTGATCCACTGGCCCCGGATCCGGCCACCGCGGCAGCTCCTCACCGAGTGTTCAACATCGGCAACAACGAACCCACGCCTCTGATGCGGTTCATCGAGGTGATGGAGCAAGCGCTGGGGACAACCGCCATCAAAGACTTCCAACCAATGCAACCCGGAGACGTCGTCGCCACCGCAGCCGACACCACAGCCCTGGAGGCCTGGGTGGGCTTCAAGCCCTACACCCCGATTGAAACCGGTGTGGAGTGTTTTGCCCGGTGGTATAGGCAGTACTACGCGGTCTGA
- a CDS encoding glycosyltransferase family 4 protein — translation MSQTILQLLREWPPGFGGVERVAHELASVWGGRVYSFDPQRQASHAIDSCPVSYPRQVLPCSPPVARLQLPWPTRILGRLLLSSKHLHGHLPSPGVLLLLVAAKVLRPRRRVTAHWHSFLEQSPGFSGRLFLLYQWLALRLLPLLDGVVTTSPVLEEALIHQGCVSKRVQVLPCCLSNAQEQQLLAIPARPVEPGRPMRVLFIGRLASYKRLDWLLNALAELSQGWELHIVGDGPHRDAFETLSHSLMGHDAPVTFLGQLDEAAKLQQIAAADVLVLPSDRSNEAFGIVQLEAMAAGIPALAFDRRRSGMGWVCQLEGLPWAQTPDELANVLALLMHNPEKRHDLGIEARRRYQALFARHHWLNTLQTWTAQN, via the coding sequence GTGAGCCAGACAATCCTGCAGCTGCTGCGGGAATGGCCCCCCGGATTTGGCGGCGTTGAGCGGGTCGCCCACGAGCTCGCCAGCGTCTGGGGCGGCCGCGTTTACAGCTTTGATCCTCAACGGCAGGCCAGCCACGCCATCGATTCCTGCCCAGTGAGCTATCCGCGACAGGTGCTGCCCTGCAGCCCGCCCGTAGCGCGACTGCAACTGCCTTGGCCGACACGGATCCTGGGAAGGCTTCTGCTCAGCAGCAAACACCTCCATGGCCACCTTCCATCTCCTGGTGTGCTGCTTCTGCTTGTTGCCGCCAAGGTCTTGAGGCCGCGGCGCCGGGTCACCGCCCATTGGCATTCCTTTCTCGAACAGTCTCCAGGGTTCAGTGGTCGCCTGTTCCTTTTGTATCAGTGGCTGGCCTTGCGGCTTCTGCCTCTCCTGGATGGAGTTGTTACCACCTCACCGGTGCTGGAGGAGGCGCTCATTCACCAGGGCTGTGTCTCCAAGCGGGTGCAGGTGCTGCCCTGCTGCCTCAGCAATGCACAGGAACAACAGCTCCTCGCCATCCCGGCCCGCCCTGTCGAGCCTGGGCGACCGATGCGCGTGCTGTTCATCGGACGCCTCGCCAGTTACAAACGTCTGGACTGGTTACTGAACGCGCTGGCCGAATTGAGTCAGGGGTGGGAGCTCCACATCGTGGGTGACGGCCCCCATCGCGATGCCTTCGAGACCCTGAGCCATTCCCTGATGGGTCATGACGCTCCGGTGACATTCCTGGGACAACTGGATGAAGCCGCCAAGCTGCAGCAGATCGCCGCAGCTGATGTGTTGGTGCTTCCTTCAGATCGCAGCAACGAGGCCTTCGGCATCGTGCAGCTGGAGGCAATGGCCGCCGGCATTCCAGCGCTCGCGTTTGATCGCCGGCGCTCAGGCATGGGTTGGGTCTGTCAGCTGGAGGGTCTGCCATGGGCGCAAACCCCCGACGAGCTTGCCAATGTCTTGGCCTTGTTGATGCATAACCCTGAGAAACGCCACGACCTGGGCATCGAGGCGCGCAGGCGCTACCAAGCGCTTTTTGCCAGACACCACTGGCTCAACACCTTGCAAACCTGGACAGCACAGAACTGA
- a CDS encoding glycosyltransferase, with protein MDCRLSVLVVSRTPSLLNRLLESFPSACSLPLADVEILCSWNGSIVDEAFIHVPDGLLFRVVSRAPYHFAANVNSLVRLAQAESLLLVNDDVILDRGSVDSALAAMASQAQVALIGSHLRGLDGRLTHAGILFDCFASPFHYLESLVSADHTFVLRDEARVVAASGALMLIRRSALVQLRMNEAYCVCGEDVEFCLDVCEILGSKILCLPEFSGVHEAESTRSSMPGQGANSSDQVLLKARRKRFERRAGCKVLIDEWRLQRDVACLCVREGHKSLPGVALMAVTLLRSGLWISWRVVSSVLSRFARC; from the coding sequence ATGGACTGTCGTCTCTCAGTGTTGGTTGTTTCAAGAACTCCGAGTTTGCTGAATCGCTTGCTGGAGTCATTTCCGTCGGCCTGTTCTCTGCCGCTGGCCGATGTTGAAATTCTCTGCTCCTGGAATGGTTCGATCGTCGATGAGGCCTTCATCCATGTGCCCGATGGATTGTTATTCCGTGTGGTGTCGAGGGCGCCCTATCACTTTGCTGCAAATGTGAATTCACTGGTCCGGTTGGCTCAGGCAGAGTCCCTGCTTCTGGTCAATGATGATGTCATCCTCGACCGTGGAAGTGTCGACTCTGCTTTGGCGGCCATGGCCTCTCAAGCTCAAGTGGCCCTGATTGGATCCCATCTGCGTGGTTTGGATGGACGCCTGACCCATGCTGGAATTCTCTTTGACTGTTTTGCCTCTCCCTTCCATTATTTGGAGTCGCTTGTCTCTGCGGATCACACGTTTGTACTCAGAGATGAGGCACGTGTTGTTGCTGCTTCCGGCGCCCTGATGTTGATCAGGCGATCGGCTCTGGTTCAGCTCAGGATGAATGAGGCCTACTGCGTCTGCGGTGAGGATGTTGAGTTCTGCCTTGATGTTTGTGAAATTCTCGGATCCAAAATTCTTTGCTTGCCAGAGTTCAGTGGTGTTCACGAAGCGGAATCAACCCGCTCGTCCATGCCTGGGCAGGGTGCGAATTCCAGTGATCAGGTATTGCTCAAGGCTCGACGCAAACGCTTTGAACGCCGTGCTGGGTGCAAGGTGCTGATCGATGAGTGGAGGTTGCAGCGGGATGTGGCTTGTTTGTGTGTACGAGAGGGGCATAAGTCGCTTCCCGGTGTTGCGTTGATGGCGGTGACTCTTCTTCGTTCCGGACTCTGGATCAGCTGGCGCGTCGTCAGTTCTGTGCTGTCCAGGTTTGCAAGGTGTTGA
- the galE gene encoding UDP-glucose 4-epimerase GalE, whose amino-acid sequence MAKILVTGGAGFIGSHTCLVLLDAGHELVVVDNLSNSSLASLNRVASLAGVAPASKAGPTDRLQFVEGEIRDTPCLEAIFQQAEAQGQPIDAVIHFAGLKAVGESVAEPLRYWDVNVHGTLSLLKVMANHGCHTFVFSSSATLYGYPDHGPIPETAAIQPINPYGYTKAAAERLLNDLATSAQELWRIACLRYFNPVGAHPSGQIGEDPLGIPNNLFPFVSQVAVGRRECLHVFGGDWPTPDGTCIRDYIHVMDLAEGHRAALDCLLEEPPQLLSLNLGSGRGISVLEVIQAFAEASKRPIPHAIVSRRPGDAAITVADPAEALRRLGWQTQRSLQDICRDGWAWQSANPQGYASEP is encoded by the coding sequence ATGGCCAAGATCCTCGTCACAGGGGGTGCCGGTTTCATTGGCAGCCACACCTGCCTCGTCCTTCTGGACGCGGGCCATGAGCTTGTGGTGGTCGACAACCTCAGCAACAGTTCTCTGGCCTCACTCAACCGCGTCGCGTCTCTGGCAGGGGTTGCACCGGCATCAAAGGCGGGACCGACGGATCGCCTGCAGTTTGTCGAAGGGGAAATCCGCGATACCCCCTGCCTTGAGGCGATCTTCCAACAGGCCGAAGCGCAGGGCCAGCCGATTGATGCGGTGATCCACTTCGCAGGACTCAAGGCCGTGGGCGAATCGGTTGCTGAACCGCTGCGCTACTGGGACGTGAATGTGCACGGCACGCTCAGCCTGCTGAAGGTGATGGCCAACCACGGCTGCCACACCTTTGTGTTCAGCAGCAGCGCCACCCTCTACGGCTACCCCGACCACGGGCCGATTCCGGAAACGGCGGCGATCCAGCCGATCAATCCCTACGGGTACACCAAAGCAGCGGCGGAACGCCTGCTCAACGACCTGGCTACAAGCGCCCAGGAACTCTGGCGGATCGCCTGCCTGCGCTACTTCAATCCGGTCGGTGCGCACCCCAGCGGCCAGATCGGTGAAGATCCCCTCGGCATTCCCAACAATCTCTTCCCCTTCGTGAGCCAGGTGGCCGTGGGCCGGAGGGAATGTCTGCATGTGTTCGGCGGCGACTGGCCCACTCCGGACGGCACCTGCATCCGCGATTACATCCATGTGATGGATCTCGCTGAAGGTCACCGCGCCGCCCTTGACTGCCTGCTGGAGGAGCCGCCACAGCTGCTCAGCCTCAACCTCGGCAGCGGCCGAGGCATTTCAGTGCTGGAGGTGATTCAGGCGTTTGCTGAAGCCAGCAAACGCCCCATTCCTCATGCCATCGTCAGCCGCCGACCCGGCGATGCCGCCATCACCGTGGCCGATCCGGCCGAGGCGCTCAGGCGACTGGGGTGGCAGACACAACGCTCACTTCAGGACATCTGCCGGGATGGCTGGGCCTGGCAATCCGCCAATCCCCAGGGCTACGCCAGCGAGCCATGA